One genomic segment of Novisyntrophococcus fermenticellae includes these proteins:
- a CDS encoding ATP-dependent Clp protease ATP-binding subunit, producing the protein MKEAFTGQARNALIQAGRMSRQCQHNYIGTEHILVGLVKANQGTAGMVLSEFGIQEARLLSLIDSLIAPAGAVVSVTQPGYTPRAEKILENARGEAAHFGSDTVGTEHILIAMLKETDCVATRLLFTMGINIQKLYAAVLFAMGEEQNIGKEDLKPRNAHESQGTATPTLDQYSRDLSQMARQGKLDPVVGREQEIDRIIQILSRRTKNNPCLIGEPGVGKTAIAEGLAQRIVWGLVPDGMKEKRVVVLDLSGMVAGSKYRGELEERIKKVVREVMENSNILLFIDELHTIIGAGGAEGALDASNILKPSLSRGEIQLIGATTIEEYRKYIEKDAALERRFQPVMVEEPTSEQALDILKGLRPYYEKHHGVEIDDQALDAAVKMSVRYINDRFLPDKAIDLIDEAASKVQLGGYRVPEEILEYEKQLKEILNEKEDAIKGGDFDKARESQEHQEELTQFLDAARQKFDRRRKYKKLKVTEEQIAEVVSGWTKIPVQKLEEGESKRLARLEQILHKRVVGQEQAVSAVAKAIKRGRIGLKDPNRPIGSFLFLGPTGVGKTELSKALAEAVFGTEQAMIRIDMSEYMEKHSVSKLIGSPPGYVGYEEGGQLSEKVRRNPYSVILLDEIEKAHPDVFNILLQVLDDGHITDSQGRKVDFKQTCIIMTSNAGAQSIIEPKRLGFGTQSDDEKDYEHMKAQVMEEVRRMFKPEFLNRIDDIIVFHALGKENMKKIVNILLKDLNHRCREQLNMELRVSEKAKEYLIDSSFDNKYGARPLKRAIQNKIEDPLAEELLQGHVKKGSIVSIGAGKNGITIKEAAVKEKTTDK; encoded by the coding sequence ATGAAGGAAGCATTTACAGGTCAGGCACGTAATGCACTGATTCAGGCAGGCAGGATGTCCAGACAATGTCAACATAACTACATCGGTACCGAGCATATCCTGGTAGGTCTTGTAAAAGCCAATCAAGGCACTGCGGGGATGGTCTTAAGTGAATTCGGAATACAGGAAGCCCGCCTGCTATCTTTGATTGACAGTTTAATAGCGCCTGCTGGTGCAGTTGTATCGGTAACACAACCGGGTTATACGCCAAGGGCCGAGAAAATATTGGAAAATGCCAGAGGGGAAGCAGCTCATTTTGGCAGTGATACTGTAGGTACAGAACACATTTTGATAGCCATGTTAAAGGAAACGGACTGCGTAGCCACCCGTCTTTTGTTTACTATGGGCATAAATATACAAAAACTCTATGCAGCAGTTCTATTTGCCATGGGTGAAGAACAGAACATAGGCAAAGAAGACTTGAAGCCGAGGAATGCCCATGAAAGTCAGGGCACGGCAACTCCAACGCTGGATCAGTATAGCAGGGACTTAAGCCAGATGGCAAGACAGGGAAAGCTGGATCCTGTGGTGGGAAGAGAGCAGGAAATTGACCGTATTATTCAGATTTTAAGCAGGCGGACTAAGAATAATCCCTGCCTGATTGGTGAACCCGGTGTAGGAAAGACAGCCATAGCTGAAGGTTTGGCACAAAGAATTGTGTGGGGACTCGTGCCAGATGGCATGAAAGAGAAGCGAGTGGTGGTATTAGATCTGTCTGGAATGGTAGCGGGGAGTAAGTACAGGGGAGAGCTTGAAGAGAGAATCAAGAAAGTAGTCAGGGAGGTCATGGAAAACAGCAATATCCTGTTGTTTATTGACGAACTTCATACAATTATCGGTGCAGGTGGTGCCGAAGGTGCTTTGGACGCCTCTAACATCTTAAAGCCATCCTTGTCCCGTGGTGAAATCCAGCTGATTGGTGCGACCACGATTGAAGAATATCGTAAGTATATCGAAAAGGACGCGGCACTGGAACGAAGATTTCAACCTGTTATGGTGGAAGAACCTACATCGGAACAAGCTTTAGATATTTTAAAAGGCCTGAGGCCATATTATGAAAAACACCATGGAGTTGAGATTGATGATCAGGCACTGGACGCAGCTGTAAAAATGAGCGTTCGTTACATCAATGACCGTTTTCTGCCGGATAAAGCCATTGATCTGATCGATGAGGCAGCTTCCAAGGTTCAACTGGGAGGATATCGGGTACCTGAGGAAATTCTGGAATATGAAAAGCAGCTGAAAGAGATACTTAATGAGAAGGAAGATGCAATAAAAGGCGGTGATTTTGACAAAGCAAGAGAATCGCAGGAGCATCAGGAGGAACTGACACAGTTTTTGGATGCAGCAAGACAAAAGTTTGACAGACGACGCAAATATAAAAAGTTGAAGGTTACGGAAGAACAGATTGCAGAAGTTGTTTCCGGCTGGACAAAGATACCGGTTCAGAAGCTGGAAGAGGGCGAGAGTAAGCGCCTTGCCAGATTGGAACAGATTCTTCATAAAAGAGTTGTTGGCCAGGAGCAGGCCGTAAGCGCTGTAGCGAAGGCAATAAAGCGTGGCAGGATTGGATTGAAGGATCCAAACCGCCCAATCGGTTCTTTCCTCTTTCTGGGGCCAACTGGCGTAGGTAAAACTGAACTGTCAAAAGCTCTGGCTGAAGCTGTATTCGGAACAGAACAGGCCATGATTCGAATTGATATGTCTGAATACATGGAAAAACACAGTGTATCGAAACTGATTGGCTCTCCTCCGGGATATGTGGGATATGAAGAAGGTGGGCAGTTATCGGAAAAAGTACGTCGTAATCCGTACAGTGTGATTCTGTTAGATGAAATTGAAAAAGCTCATCCCGATGTATTTAATATTTTGCTTCAGGTGTTGGATGATGGGCATATTACAGATTCCCAAGGCAGGAAAGTTGACTTTAAACAGACCTGTATTATTATGACTTCCAATGCCGGCGCACAATCTATTATCGAACCTAAGAGGCTTGGATTTGGAACGCAGAGCGATGATGAGAAGGATTACGAGCATATGAAGGCGCAGGTAATGGAGGAAGTCCGGAGAATGTTTAAACCGGAATTTCTGAATCGCATTGATGACATTATCGTATTCCATGCACTGGGTAAAGAAAATATGAAGAAAATTGTCAATATACTCTTGAAGGATCTGAACCATCGCTGCAGGGAACAGTTAAATATGGAATTAAGAGTCAGCGAAAAAGCAAAAGAATATCTCATCGACAGCAGTTTTGATAATAAATACGGTGCGAGACCACTAAAACGTGCGATTCAGAATAAGATAGAAGATCCGCTTGCGGAGGAACTTCTCCAGGGACATGTGAAAAAGGGAAGTATTGTAAGCATAGGAGCGGGGAAAAATGGAATAACAATAAAAGAAGCGGCAGTTAAAGAAAAGACAACAGATAAATAA
- a CDS encoding GntR family transcriptional regulator, protein MRYELVQIDFNSDEAIYIQLRNQIILGIATSRLQEGDTLPSVRQLAGDIGINMHTVNKAYSLLRQEGLLSLDRRKGAVIRIDTDKLFAMEELQRDLQIILAEAVCKNISREEVHQMVDEIYRYYDDTGKGG, encoded by the coding sequence ATGAGATATGAATTAGTTCAGATAGACTTTAACAGTGATGAAGCAATCTATATTCAGCTGAGGAATCAGATTATTTTGGGAATAGCCACTTCAAGGCTTCAGGAGGGGGATACCCTGCCTTCCGTCAGACAGCTGGCTGGAGATATTGGTATAAACATGCATACGGTGAACAAAGCCTATAGTTTGCTGCGACAGGAAGGATTGTTATCTCTGGACCGCAGAAAAGGAGCCGTAATCAGGATTGACACAGATAAACTTTTTGCAATGGAAGAGCTGCAGAGGGATTTACAGATTATTCTGGCAGAGGCAGTCTGTAAGAACATTTCCAGAGAGGAAGTACATCAGATGGTGGATGAAATATATCGTTACTATGATGATACAGGAAAGGGAGGATGA
- a CDS encoding type III pantothenate kinase, whose protein sequence is MLLVMDIGNTNVVVGCIEGEKVFFIERMSTDRKKTELEYAISIKNVLEIYGIRGRDVEGAIISSVVPQITEVVRSATEKLICKPPKVVGPGLKTGLNIMMDQPAQLGSDLVVDAVAAMAEHPVPLIIIDMGTATTVSVVDSKKRYIGGMIMPGIRTATDSLVSNAAQLQQISFEPPKKLIGSNTIDCMKSGALYGNAAALDGLIDRIQEELGESCTTVATGGLAESVVPLCKKKIVVDNNLLMKGLQIIYDKNR, encoded by the coding sequence ATGCTGCTGGTAATGGATATCGGTAATACAAATGTGGTTGTGGGTTGCATTGAAGGAGAAAAGGTCTTCTTTATCGAGCGGATGTCCACTGACCGGAAAAAGACGGAACTGGAATATGCAATCAGTATAAAGAATGTGTTGGAGATCTATGGTATTCGGGGAAGAGATGTAGAGGGAGCAATTATTTCTTCGGTTGTGCCTCAGATTACTGAGGTGGTGCGTTCTGCCACGGAAAAATTAATATGCAAACCACCCAAAGTGGTTGGCCCGGGACTGAAGACAGGGCTTAATATCATGATGGATCAGCCGGCTCAGCTGGGAAGTGATCTGGTCGTTGATGCAGTGGCGGCCATGGCAGAGCATCCTGTTCCGCTGATTATCATTGATATGGGAACAGCAACAACAGTAAGCGTTGTGGATAGTAAAAAGCGGTATATAGGTGGAATGATTATGCCTGGAATACGAACGGCAACAGATTCCCTGGTAAGCAATGCCGCACAGCTGCAGCAGATCAGCTTTGAACCACCGAAAAAGCTGATAGGCAGCAATACGATTGATTGTATGAAAAGTGGCGCATTATATGGTAATGCAGCAGCCTTAGACGGACTAATTGACAGAATACAGGAAGAACTGGGAGAATCGTGCACCACAGTGGCCACGGGAGGTCTTGCTGAATCTGTTGTGCCCTTATGTAAGAAGAAAATTGTTGTGGATAATAACCTTTTGATGAAGGGGCTGCAGATCATCTATGATAAAAACAGATGA
- the coaBC gene encoding bifunctional phosphopantothenoylcysteine decarboxylase/phosphopantothenate--cysteine ligase CoaBC, which produces MLKGKTVILGVTGSIAAYKAASLASMLMKQHAEVHVLMTENAVNFINPITFETLTGHKCLVDTFDRNFEFSVEHVSLAKKADLVLIAPATANIIGKLAGGIADDMLTTTVMACSCEILVSPAMNTKMYENPVLQDNLIRLRHYGYKIVEPCSGYLACGDVGAGKLPEPEVLLEHVMYSIARKKDMADKRIMVTAGPTQEPIDPVRYLTNHSTGKMGYAIARMAALRGAEVTLISGPVHLRQPIGVALIPVVTADDMYRAVTENFLNQDIIVKAAAVADYQPVVYTDEKIKKSNDQMSLELTGTRDILKYLGEHKRPGQFLCGFSMETEKMVEHSAAKLRKKNLDMIVANNLKVRGAGFGTDTNVVTLISDEGMTEFPCMSKDDVADKILDAILQKQQTVN; this is translated from the coding sequence ATGCTCAAAGGAAAAACAGTGATTCTTGGAGTGACAGGCTCCATAGCGGCTTATAAGGCGGCAAGTCTGGCAAGCATGCTGATGAAACAGCATGCGGAAGTACATGTACTGATGACAGAGAATGCGGTAAACTTTATCAATCCGATAACGTTTGAAACACTGACCGGCCATAAGTGTCTGGTGGACACCTTCGACCGTAATTTTGAATTTAGTGTGGAGCATGTATCTCTGGCCAAAAAAGCTGATTTGGTTTTGATAGCTCCGGCCACAGCCAATATAATCGGAAAGCTGGCAGGAGGAATCGCAGATGATATGCTGACTACGACAGTGATGGCATGCAGCTGTGAGATCTTAGTATCACCCGCCATGAATACGAAGATGTACGAGAATCCTGTCCTTCAGGATAACCTCATAAGGTTAAGGCATTATGGGTATAAAATTGTGGAACCATGCAGCGGTTATCTGGCTTGCGGAGATGTTGGAGCCGGAAAGCTGCCTGAGCCTGAAGTACTTCTCGAACATGTGATGTATTCCATTGCAAGAAAAAAAGATATGGCAGATAAGCGGATAATGGTGACGGCTGGTCCAACACAGGAACCAATCGATCCGGTACGCTATCTGACCAACCACTCCACAGGAAAGATGGGATATGCAATTGCACGGATGGCGGCACTTCGAGGTGCGGAAGTAACATTAATTTCGGGTCCGGTACATCTGAGGCAGCCGATAGGAGTTGCATTGATTCCGGTAGTCACGGCAGATGACATGTATCGGGCTGTCACAGAGAACTTTTTAAATCAGGATATTATCGTGAAAGCCGCAGCTGTTGCAGATTATCAGCCCGTTGTGTATACCGATGAAAAGATTAAAAAATCCAACGACCAAATGTCCTTAGAACTGACAGGAACCAGAGACATTCTGAAATATCTGGGGGAACACAAGAGGCCCGGTCAGTTTCTGTGCGGTTTCTCGATGGAGACGGAAAAGATGGTAGAGCATTCCGCTGCAAAATTGAGAAAGAAAAATCTGGATATGATTGTGGCAAATAATCTGAAAGTGAGGGGCGCAGGATTTGGAACCGATACGAATGTGGTGACTCTGATCTCTGATGAAGGTATGACAGAGTTTCCCTGTATGTCCAAAGATGATGTGGCTGACAAAATTTTAGATGCCATTCTGCAAAAGCAACAGACTGTAAATTAG
- a CDS encoding SEC-C metal-binding domain-containing protein: MSLLQSWRDMAYSQETDKNQLQKFWTDYFLIEKGIYEKLLVNPDEVVRGTVKELADKYEIDVMTMVGFLDGINDSLKVQNPIEEMDENTQVNLGFDKELLYKNMVDAKAEWLYELPMWDSIFTEEKKKELYLEQKKSGTIIKGTKIGRNDPCPCGSGKKYKKCCGR, translated from the coding sequence ATGAGTTTATTACAGAGCTGGAGAGACATGGCCTACTCCCAGGAGACGGACAAAAACCAGTTACAGAAATTTTGGACAGACTACTTTCTGATTGAAAAAGGCATCTATGAAAAGCTTTTGGTCAATCCGGACGAAGTGGTACGGGGTACTGTAAAAGAGTTGGCTGATAAGTATGAAATCGATGTGATGACCATGGTAGGATTCCTCGATGGTATCAATGACAGCCTGAAGGTTCAGAACCCTATTGAAGAGATGGATGAGAATACTCAGGTTAATCTGGGATTTGACAAAGAGCTGTTATATAAAAATATGGTAGATGCCAAGGCGGAGTGGCTTTATGAACTTCCTATGTGGGACAGTATTTTCACAGAAGAGAAGAAAAAAGAGCTTTATCTCGAACAGAAGAAATCCGGCACAATTATAAAAGGGACTAAGATTGGAAGAAATGATCCTTGTCCTTGCGGCAGTGGTAAAAAATATAAAAAGTGTTGTGGCAGATAG
- a CDS encoding Lrp/AsnC family transcriptional regulator codes for MKHELDATDRQIVDILQQDARLPVKTIAEKVSLSSPTVSARIERLQKDGVITGYMASVNPEVFDYRIKAFINLQVEPDQKKEFYPYIEGVPNVVECDCVTGDYSMLMAVYFKTTKELDLFIGQLQHFGRTKTQIVFSTSVERRGIPIAHQDN; via the coding sequence ATGAAGCATGAATTAGATGCAACAGACAGACAGATTGTAGATATACTTCAGCAGGATGCACGGCTTCCGGTAAAAACCATTGCAGAGAAGGTTTCTCTTTCTTCCCCTACTGTTTCGGCCAGAATCGAGCGCCTTCAGAAGGATGGTGTGATAACCGGATATATGGCTTCTGTGAATCCGGAGGTATTTGATTATCGGATTAAAGCGTTTATTAATTTACAGGTGGAACCGGATCAGAAGAAGGAATTTTACCCCTACATAGAGGGCGTTCCGAATGTTGTAGAATGCGACTGTGTTACAGGAGACTATTCCATGTTGATGGCTGTATATTTTAAGACAACGAAGGAATTGGATCTTTTTATCGGACAGCTGCAGCATTTTGGCAGAACAAAGACACAAATCGTATTTTCTACAAGTGTTGAGCGGAGAGGGATTCCCATAGCGCATCAGGATAACTGA
- a CDS encoding hemolysin family protein, translating to MDSDPLLSPIILQIILIALNAVFACAEIAVVSMNETKLSKLVSDGNEKATNLVKLTSSPSRFLATIQVAITLSGFMGSAYAADNFSGHLVSLFTKLNVPLPTATLNTISVFLITLILSYFTLVFGELVPKRIAMKNSEKIALGMAAFLNQIAKFFAPLVWLLTASTNGVLRLLGIDPNQEEDEVTEDEIRLMIIAGSEKGTINYDEKEMIQNVFEFNDISLEEICTHRTDVAVLWAESSKEEWEKTIHESRHSLFPVCGEGVDDILGIMDAKDFFRLQDMSREEIMAKAVRPAYFVPENIKADLLFRNMKKSGNYFAVVLDEYGGMEGIVTLRDLIEQLVGDLVEEDDEKRPEEIEQIGDNIWRIQGYAVLDDVQEVLQVELPIEEYDTFGGYIFGNLGSIPDDGTQFELETENLHIKVIEVKEHRVESTVVQKLEQVEENPE from the coding sequence TTGGACAGCGACCCTTTGCTATCGCCTATTATCTTACAGATTATTCTGATTGCACTCAATGCAGTATTTGCATGTGCCGAGATTGCTGTGGTTTCTATGAATGAGACCAAACTTTCCAAGTTGGTTTCTGACGGTAATGAAAAAGCAACAAATCTGGTAAAACTTACCTCATCACCGTCAAGATTTCTGGCAACAATCCAGGTAGCGATTACATTGTCCGGATTTATGGGGAGTGCTTATGCGGCTGATAACTTTTCCGGTCATCTGGTCAGCTTGTTTACAAAGTTGAACGTACCACTGCCAACAGCGACACTGAACACTATTTCTGTATTTCTGATTACCTTGATTTTGTCTTACTTTACTTTGGTTTTCGGTGAGTTGGTTCCTAAGAGAATCGCCATGAAGAACTCAGAAAAGATAGCGCTTGGAATGGCGGCTTTTCTGAATCAGATCGCTAAATTTTTCGCACCTCTGGTATGGCTTTTAACGGCTTCAACAAATGGGGTTTTGCGGTTGCTAGGAATTGACCCAAACCAGGAAGAGGATGAAGTCACTGAGGATGAAATCCGTTTGATGATAATTGCCGGAAGCGAAAAAGGTACGATAAACTATGACGAGAAAGAGATGATTCAGAATGTCTTTGAGTTTAATGACATCTCTCTGGAGGAAATTTGTACACATCGTACGGATGTTGCAGTGCTTTGGGCTGAAAGCAGTAAAGAAGAGTGGGAGAAGACCATTCATGAGAGCCGTCATTCCTTGTTCCCTGTCTGCGGCGAAGGTGTGGATGATATCCTGGGTATTATGGACGCAAAGGATTTCTTTCGTCTACAGGATATGAGCAGGGAAGAAATCATGGCAAAAGCTGTCAGACCTGCCTATTTTGTACCGGAGAATATTAAAGCGGATCTTTTATTTCGCAACATGAAAAAAAGCGGCAATTATTTTGCAGTTGTTCTGGATGAGTATGGTGGTATGGAAGGTATCGTCACATTGAGAGACCTGATTGAACAACTGGTAGGTGATCTTGTGGAAGAGGACGATGAAAAGCGCCCGGAAGAGATTGAACAGATTGGCGATAACATATGGAGAATCCAGGGTTACGCAGTTTTAGATGATGTACAGGAGGTTTTACAGGTAGAACTTCCTATAGAGGAATATGATACTTTTGGCGGATATATTTTTGGGAATCTGGGCTCTATTCCGGATGATGGTACTCAGTTTGAACTAGAGACAGAGAATTTGCATATTAAGGTGATTGAAGTAAAAGAGCATCGCGTAGAAAGCACAGTTGTGCAAAAACTGGAACAGGTGGAAGAGAACCCGGAATAA